A genomic stretch from Leptospira johnsonii includes:
- a CDS encoding DMT family transporter, with protein MQETRLRTYLEFQVSQILISGNVLFAQVLSHSPSLITWGRTLFAASLLGFVLWFRKRPFFFPSKKENWISFSLGVLLAFHWVTFFASAQEATIAVAVLTLFTHPVWTVLLEPLFFPSKIRSLDLALAVLVLFGMWILVPNFDLENKYLLGVGLGLSSSWAMAFRNILTKKYLSGHGSTQVIFHQTAVTCFILSPILFFENLFSDPKDWGLIVLLGVFFTAVGHTFYIKSVFKMKVKTAGLLSTVQPVYSAILAWAILHEVPRKEEFIGGALILFAAALESFRYRKKTE; from the coding sequence ATGCAGGAAACTAGACTTAGAACCTATCTTGAATTCCAAGTTTCCCAAATTTTAATCAGTGGAAATGTGCTGTTTGCCCAGGTTCTTTCGCATTCCCCTTCTCTGATCACCTGGGGAAGAACATTATTCGCAGCAAGTCTACTTGGTTTCGTTCTTTGGTTCAGAAAGAGGCCATTCTTCTTTCCTAGTAAAAAAGAAAATTGGATCTCCTTCTCTTTAGGAGTTCTCCTCGCATTTCATTGGGTCACTTTTTTTGCCTCCGCTCAAGAAGCGACTATCGCCGTGGCGGTACTTACACTTTTCACTCATCCAGTCTGGACCGTTTTATTAGAACCTTTATTTTTCCCTTCTAAGATCAGAAGTTTGGATCTGGCACTCGCGGTCCTCGTTCTATTTGGAATGTGGATCTTAGTCCCAAATTTTGATCTGGAAAATAAATATCTTTTAGGCGTAGGACTTGGACTCTCCTCTTCCTGGGCAATGGCATTTCGGAATATTCTTACTAAAAAATATCTGTCGGGACATGGATCCACACAGGTGATTTTCCACCAAACAGCCGTTACATGTTTTATTTTAAGTCCTATCTTATTCTTCGAGAACTTATTCTCAGATCCCAAGGATTGGGGATTGATCGTTCTTTTAGGTGTATTCTTCACAGCAGTGGGACATACATTCTATATCAAGTCTGTGTTCAAGATGAAGGTTAAAACTGCTGGTTTATTGTCTACAGTACAGCCTGTATATTCTGCCATACTTGCTTGGGCAATCTTACATGAGGTTCCGCGAAAGGAAGAATTCATAGGTGGAGCTCTGATCTTATTTGCTGCTGCTCTCGAATCGTTTAGATACAGAAAGAAAACGGAATAA
- a CDS encoding Ig-like domain-containing protein produces the protein MKRIFLGKISRGLEMNLKNIKVSNVEKGIKLAILSILWAVVLGCSPEKMKGFAMSDIFDLGFFSGGRIFGANPNLQPPYNSVDNDTAVLPVDFGSTNPQATLFINSTENVDRYKELEIRFSHPMNKTTVEANFTITGTTGNLSGPTPGGEFYWMSGQKLRFNPYRELKPAESYTITITPDAATIGGVALENYTITFRTGLDYSLTNKITQGSQYTLNGTNDMTFDQSAALTLASTYASPVVGENYIQSVLLKKIGSSNSQDICTTPPCSMSGTISLNLSTSQVPPTVGGNTYYYEIATTNGKTFRKYFSFNYGRLENANNVLPYVANGVMDEAQMLPFLGKAIQKYTTGAFKVKDSTGTPRTFQEFLVGMPDFPKKKFYENGAWTIGEACMRQDGKMSGNANEAAFKDFEYIPVFGAKSGGAGRGYCWVRHPDCVTDNGPPYHPKKRNGIDRDTWWNTYNNNNCGQNQNNANYPQACKNLFHWGEAAWSLCHYPTDVKSYKNGGYTSTVFSAFGRPEGDIGSAGEDLLDCAFPACFFDSYHIEKIAPGPFSKYSAILNVASGGIADGSAAITLDVYVTDMRLPKFVRCGSNNATHGCAAGTGTQLGNVVADLKVNPGSGAVAPGLGLDLKSRYTEVDLLVVSRFEDWYGAFNGPGAMLVFRTTAKLNWDPAVEGTLNPAGYDWNDVKLSKPRLALARTRNNMTVTSDGLINMTVKTPFTVNDDYFPDNPSISQIVSNSNNFFIRPWANPLHMSLAGLYPGEDTSDFMYTEPMTYIHGSEGFNTIIEALVGRAELSNMANLTVDQVKQIITQYMLRDIVQRIAPNVLNSVIADLRDTGVTITLPSYLPAPLGNFPLTVKFKLNTDATIKHDGTNKGLVTSLDFAFTSGYNPAGGLRTQSGKSGMVTTRTWTAANPPPSTYQFSQSAANPGFLISMHTDTISQAAFHLWQRRGLDIVLNKAFIDGMNAFAGADPLFALTTSFLKASPLVTILVPGRNKLQGLNGSNAIAPPVKSYDDIDMVMSPIHAPNVKFKPMTSAGVPKMRLYFTEMQLQIIAKKPTSCTGLVDDELTDCQADTRANGYQQTLGTVRISFAADADFRFKMFSNPTNNPALANLNALQVILDPVNNLDYSVEVLEGQTYNPFGLDPDGIKSVISPLVTTLVIPMVNSIMKEIPMPPDITFPKLLNPAGTQSCAISAKSDKVQFFTLDSPQVADPYLLGGMRFVGQAVTDPASLIVCP, from the coding sequence ATGAAGAGAATTTTTTTGGGAAAAATAAGTCGAGGGCTGGAAATGAATCTGAAAAATATAAAAGTTTCTAATGTCGAAAAAGGAATCAAACTCGCGATCCTTTCTATTTTGTGGGCGGTAGTCTTAGGATGTAGCCCTGAAAAAATGAAGGGATTTGCAATGTCGGATATCTTCGACCTAGGATTCTTTTCAGGAGGAAGAATATTCGGCGCGAATCCAAATCTTCAGCCTCCGTATAACAGCGTGGACAACGATACAGCTGTTCTACCTGTAGATTTCGGCTCTACCAATCCGCAGGCAACCTTATTCATCAACTCCACTGAGAACGTGGACAGATACAAAGAGTTGGAAATTCGTTTTTCCCATCCGATGAATAAGACAACTGTAGAGGCAAACTTTACCATCACAGGAACTACCGGAAATCTTTCGGGGCCTACTCCTGGCGGAGAATTCTACTGGATGAGTGGTCAGAAACTCCGTTTCAATCCTTATAGAGAATTAAAACCTGCTGAGTCTTATACGATTACAATTACTCCGGATGCTGCGACCATTGGTGGAGTGGCTCTTGAAAATTATACGATCACTTTCAGGACCGGCTTGGATTATAGCCTTACAAATAAGATCACTCAAGGAAGCCAGTACACTCTAAACGGCACGAATGATATGACATTCGATCAGTCCGCGGCTCTTACGCTAGCTTCTACGTATGCGAGTCCAGTTGTGGGAGAAAATTATATCCAATCGGTTCTTTTGAAAAAGATCGGTTCGAGTAATTCTCAAGATATTTGTACCACTCCTCCTTGTTCAATGAGCGGTACGATTTCCTTAAACCTGAGCACTTCTCAAGTTCCTCCTACTGTAGGTGGGAATACCTATTATTATGAGATCGCTACTACGAACGGAAAAACTTTCCGTAAGTATTTCAGCTTTAACTATGGAAGATTGGAGAATGCGAATAATGTTCTTCCTTACGTAGCTAACGGTGTAATGGACGAAGCGCAAATGCTTCCATTCTTAGGAAAAGCCATCCAGAAATATACTACCGGCGCTTTCAAAGTGAAGGATTCAACCGGGACTCCTCGTACTTTCCAAGAATTCTTAGTGGGAATGCCTGATTTTCCTAAGAAAAAATTCTACGAGAACGGAGCTTGGACCATCGGCGAAGCCTGTATGAGACAGGACGGTAAGATGTCCGGTAACGCCAACGAAGCAGCATTTAAGGATTTCGAATATATTCCTGTGTTCGGGGCTAAGTCAGGAGGCGCGGGTAGAGGATATTGTTGGGTAAGGCACCCAGACTGTGTTACGGATAACGGACCTCCTTATCATCCTAAAAAAAGGAATGGGATCGATAGAGATACTTGGTGGAATACCTACAATAATAACAACTGTGGGCAAAACCAGAATAACGCGAATTACCCTCAGGCTTGTAAGAATTTATTCCATTGGGGTGAGGCTGCTTGGAGTCTTTGTCATTATCCTACCGACGTGAAATCTTATAAAAACGGTGGATATACTTCCACAGTATTCTCTGCATTTGGAAGACCGGAAGGAGATATCGGATCTGCTGGAGAAGACTTACTCGACTGCGCGTTCCCTGCATGTTTCTTCGATTCTTACCATATCGAAAAAATAGCTCCGGGACCATTCTCTAAATACAGCGCGATCTTAAACGTTGCTTCAGGTGGAATTGCAGACGGAAGTGCCGCGATCACTTTGGATGTATATGTAACGGACATGAGACTTCCTAAGTTCGTTCGTTGCGGATCAAATAACGCAACTCACGGTTGTGCCGCTGGAACCGGAACCCAATTAGGGAACGTTGTAGCAGATTTGAAAGTAAATCCTGGATCCGGAGCTGTGGCCCCTGGGTTAGGTTTGGATCTAAAATCCAGATACACGGAAGTGGATCTTTTGGTTGTCTCTCGTTTCGAAGACTGGTATGGAGCGTTTAACGGACCAGGAGCAATGCTCGTATTCAGAACGACTGCAAAGTTGAACTGGGATCCGGCAGTCGAGGGCACTTTAAATCCTGCAGGTTACGATTGGAACGACGTAAAACTATCCAAACCTCGTCTGGCTTTAGCTCGTACTCGTAATAATATGACTGTGACGTCTGACGGTTTGATCAATATGACTGTTAAGACTCCTTTCACTGTGAATGACGATTACTTCCCTGATAATCCTAGCATCTCACAGATAGTATCGAATTCGAATAACTTCTTCATTCGCCCATGGGCAAACCCTTTACATATGTCTTTAGCGGGTTTATATCCTGGAGAAGATACTTCTGACTTTATGTATACGGAACCGATGACCTATATTCACGGAAGTGAAGGTTTCAACACCATCATCGAGGCTCTTGTAGGTAGAGCGGAGTTGAGTAATATGGCGAACCTGACCGTGGACCAGGTGAAACAAATCATCACCCAATACATGCTCAGAGATATCGTGCAAAGGATTGCTCCTAACGTTCTAAACTCTGTCATCGCTGACTTGAGAGATACTGGAGTTACGATCACTTTACCAAGTTATCTTCCTGCTCCTCTAGGAAACTTCCCGTTAACGGTGAAGTTCAAACTGAATACGGATGCTACCATCAAACATGATGGAACCAACAAAGGACTTGTAACTTCTCTGGACTTTGCGTTCACGAGTGGTTATAACCCTGCAGGTGGACTCAGAACCCAATCTGGAAAATCTGGAATGGTTACAACCAGAACTTGGACTGCGGCAAATCCACCTCCTTCTACTTATCAATTCAGCCAATCCGCTGCGAACCCTGGGTTCTTGATCTCTATGCATACGGATACAATCTCTCAGGCTGCATTCCATTTATGGCAGAGAAGGGGATTGGATATCGTGCTGAACAAGGCGTTTATCGATGGAATGAACGCTTTTGCAGGAGCGGATCCTCTGTTTGCATTGACCACTTCTTTCTTAAAGGCTTCTCCTTTGGTTACAATCCTTGTTCCAGGAAGAAACAAACTACAAGGTCTGAACGGTTCGAATGCGATCGCACCTCCAGTAAAATCTTATGATGATATCGATATGGTGATGTCTCCGATCCATGCGCCTAACGTGAAGTTTAAGCCTATGACTTCTGCAGGTGTGCCTAAGATGAGATTGTATTTTACTGAAATGCAATTGCAGATCATCGCTAAGAAGCCAACTTCTTGCACAGGGCTAGTGGACGATGAACTAACAGATTGTCAGGCGGATACAAGAGCGAACGGTTACCAACAAACTCTTGGAACGGTTAGGATAAGTTTTGCTGCGGATGCAGACTTCCGCTTCAAAATGTTCTCTAACCCTACGAATAACCCGGCACTTGCAAACTTGAATGCTCTGCAAGTGATCTTGGATCCTGTGAATAACTTGGATTATTCTGTCGAAGTTTTAGAAGGACAAACTTATAATCCATTCGGATTGGATCCTGACGGAATCAAATCGGTAATCTCTCCATTAGTCACCACTCTCGTGATCCCAATGGTGAACAGTATTATGAAAGAGATCCCAATGCCTCCGGACATCACTTTCCCTAAATTGCTTAATCCAGCAGGAACTCAATCTTGTGCGATTAGTGCGAAGAGTGATAAGGTACAATTCTTCACCTTGGATAGTCCTCAAGTTGCGGATCCGTATCTGTTAGGAGGAATGAGATTTGTAGGACAAGCTGTAACAGACCCTGCATCTCTGATTGTCTGCCCTTAA
- a CDS encoding discoidin domain-containing protein: MFAKYSTLLLGALFFFHCGKKLPVSMITATSMDSGLPFEILDGKKWRPEEGAKFVKLHFYPDETFLLSKIEVESCNGDFSDPITAYINFDEYSQELSTGSTAAVSFDAPKSTRSVTFNFHKNANLCVQKVNFYDDKGSKMKWKGPKVVEASVTASETAKPNLSYDVMNLFDSRYEYAWASDKKGPGVTLDFDFKETQKIKSIKIWNGYQRSDRHCQTNGRLKTAIITGDNGFEEKIEVGDIMGPQTIQFSKTFEGKKLKLKVDSIYTGKDYKGLVISEIRFSDGDDWILPNPMEQVKKIAKNNFFQFTAANIDNVLNWSYVGGEYTGAIPAANASVEQQQAQTTEGSPAETTGEEGQTPETSLISSNWTLRLRSDGSLFFEGNTTEADGDGQINKSFFALGNYEVKEAKPDGLKLRIFGLVRKMTQKEYNEDYYGGDCNGCGRDCNNSQDSENGEKIFQEQILLRKSGNKLFIKNENPGKVFQFSTLELVQE; encoded by the coding sequence GAAGGCGCCAAATTCGTTAAACTTCATTTTTATCCGGATGAAACCTTCTTATTATCCAAGATAGAAGTAGAATCCTGTAATGGGGACTTCTCCGATCCGATCACCGCCTATATTAACTTTGATGAATATAGCCAGGAACTGTCCACAGGATCCACTGCCGCGGTTTCCTTCGATGCACCTAAGAGCACTCGATCAGTTACTTTTAACTTTCATAAAAATGCAAACCTATGCGTGCAGAAGGTAAATTTTTACGACGACAAGGGTTCCAAGATGAAATGGAAGGGGCCGAAAGTTGTAGAAGCGTCTGTGACCGCATCCGAAACCGCTAAGCCGAATCTTTCTTACGACGTGATGAACTTATTCGACTCTAGATACGAATATGCTTGGGCCTCCGACAAAAAGGGTCCAGGGGTAACTTTGGATTTCGATTTTAAGGAAACTCAAAAGATAAAATCCATCAAGATCTGGAACGGTTACCAAAGATCCGACAGACATTGCCAGACAAATGGGAGATTAAAAACCGCAATTATCACAGGTGATAACGGATTCGAAGAAAAGATCGAAGTAGGAGATATCATGGGACCACAAACCATCCAATTCTCCAAAACGTTCGAAGGTAAAAAATTAAAACTTAAAGTAGATTCTATTTATACAGGAAAAGATTATAAAGGACTTGTTATCAGCGAGATCCGTTTTTCAGACGGAGACGACTGGATCTTACCGAATCCAATGGAGCAAGTTAAGAAGATCGCAAAAAACAATTTTTTCCAATTCACAGCGGCTAATATAGATAATGTACTGAACTGGAGTTATGTAGGAGGAGAATATACCGGAGCTATTCCTGCTGCAAATGCGAGTGTAGAACAACAACAGGCTCAAACCACTGAAGGTTCTCCAGCGGAAACAACCGGAGAAGAAGGCCAGACGCCTGAAACCAGTCTGATTTCTTCCAACTGGACTTTAAGATTGAGATCCGACGGAAGTCTTTTCTTTGAGGGAAATACGACCGAGGCCGATGGAGATGGACAAATTAATAAAAGTTTCTTTGCATTAGGAAATTATGAAGTAAAAGAAGCCAAGCCCGACGGTTTGAAACTTCGTATATTCGGTCTTGTTCGAAAAATGACCCAAAAAGAGTATAACGAAGATTATTACGGCGGGGACTGCAATGGCTGCGGAAGAGACTGTAATAATAGTCAGGATTCGGAGAATGGAGAGAAAATTTTCCAAGAACAGATCCTTCTACGCAAATCTGGAAATAAACTTTTCATAAAGAATGAAAATCCAGGAAAAGTTTTCCAATTCTCTACATTGGAATTGGTCCAGGAATAA
- a CDS encoding glycosyl hydrolase family 67, which translates to MLSLVDGSAPFFLESKEKHQNWSKAPLAHLEKSSLPSKKKHKRVRESFSRYTKRISKLGFNAVSLDELCYLSERDFYPEDLKRKITSYRKKYKKLFKIASSQDLQVFITSDFFSVNDPILEHTGGNLDKIIRLFKESLEDLFSSFTEISGIILRIGESDGVDVTGDFRSKLFLKNPKAANSFLKEILPVFEKHNKTLIFRTWTLGAYEIGDLIWNPKTYHKVFQDIQSKSLIISLKYGEGDFFRYLPINPLFFEDDKPKLLELQARREYEGFGEYPSFVGWMYEKYRSELLGKANIAGISVWTQTGGWSSFRNITFLKRSSYWNELNTFVSVQLFTRPERSLEDILLKFYGKKNADQFLEFLRLSEELILNLLYDPGFAEQSFYLHRVRIPPILHITWDKITVSDPFRFLYSILNPNPKESLRLGEETFAHLSRMKKISEKLDLPYDSQFQKKTFRLILNARKLLYSENPSLLAGSKRLAKEYHKKYPKTFRFQFLASKSKPSWFLRFILKLFLRNRSRYRILDKILFHPALRKVYYLVFLGIKNKLPDFINRQGMPVRELLQ; encoded by the coding sequence ATGCTCTCTCTTGTAGACGGATCTGCTCCTTTCTTTCTGGAATCCAAAGAAAAACATCAGAATTGGTCCAAGGCACCTCTCGCACATCTGGAAAAATCTTCCCTTCCATCAAAGAAAAAACATAAAAGAGTCAGAGAATCTTTTTCCAGATATACGAAAAGAATTTCTAAATTGGGATTTAATGCGGTCAGTCTGGACGAACTTTGTTATCTTTCCGAAAGGGATTTTTATCCAGAAGATCTAAAACGTAAGATCACATCTTACCGCAAGAAGTATAAAAAACTTTTTAAGATCGCTTCTTCCCAAGATCTGCAAGTATTTATCACAAGCGATTTTTTCTCTGTCAATGATCCGATTTTAGAACACACCGGCGGAAATTTAGACAAGATTATCCGACTTTTCAAAGAATCTTTAGAAGATCTATTTTCTAGTTTCACAGAAATTTCAGGGATCATACTTCGTATCGGAGAATCCGACGGAGTGGATGTTACCGGGGATTTTAGAAGTAAACTTTTCCTAAAAAATCCTAAAGCGGCAAACTCATTCTTGAAAGAAATCCTACCGGTTTTCGAAAAACATAATAAAACATTAATATTTCGCACCTGGACTTTAGGAGCCTACGAAATAGGAGATCTTATCTGGAATCCGAAAACATATCATAAAGTCTTCCAAGACATACAAAGCAAATCTCTTATCATTTCTTTAAAATACGGAGAAGGTGATTTCTTTAGATATCTTCCGATCAATCCGTTATTCTTCGAAGACGATAAACCTAAACTTTTGGAATTGCAAGCCAGAAGAGAATATGAAGGTTTTGGGGAATATCCTAGCTTCGTAGGATGGATGTACGAAAAATACAGATCCGAACTTTTAGGGAAAGCAAATATAGCGGGAATCAGCGTTTGGACCCAAACTGGCGGCTGGTCATCATTCAGGAATATCACATTTTTAAAACGTTCTTCTTATTGGAATGAATTGAATACGTTTGTTTCAGTTCAATTATTCACAAGACCGGAAAGAAGTTTAGAGGACATTCTTCTTAAATTTTACGGTAAAAAGAATGCGGACCAATTTTTGGAATTTTTAAGATTAAGTGAAGAATTGATCCTAAACCTTTTGTATGATCCCGGATTTGCAGAACAAAGTTTTTATTTGCATCGCGTTCGGATCCCGCCCATTCTTCATATCACCTGGGATAAGATCACTGTTTCCGATCCTTTCCGGTTCTTATATTCCATTTTAAATCCGAACCCAAAGGAGTCCTTACGATTGGGAGAAGAAACATTTGCCCATCTCTCTCGCATGAAAAAAATTTCCGAAAAATTGGATCTGCCTTACGACTCTCAATTTCAGAAAAAGACATTTCGGCTCATTCTAAACGCAAGAAAACTACTGTATTCCGAAAACCCTTCTTTATTAGCCGGATCCAAAAGGCTCGCAAAAGAATATCATAAGAAATATCCTAAAACTTTCCGCTTCCAGTTCCTAGCATCTAAGTCCAAACCTTCTTGGTTTTTAAGATTTATCCTGAAATTGTTTTTAAGGAACAGAAGCAGGTATCGGATCCTGGACAAAATCTTATTTCATCCTGCTTTGCGGAAAGTCTACTATTTGGTATTTTTAGGGATCAAAAACAAACTTCCTGACTTTATCAACCGCCAAGGAATGCCTGTCCGAGAATTATTACAATGA
- the lsa20 gene encoding LIC11469 family lipoprotein adhesin Lsa20: MFRKVILLLFVLSLSDCEKEKSSDPSFSLNLSGKKGGVPVRIDWIYKGFPGEMKIYELASQRPVQLWDTNTVSDLSKAPISSLIEDSRLVLGPGETRKFALVYKNETKEKLYFFAAPHSVNPPEFGFGFKFKCLCVNHLFQVEPGSVWYRIVEIRTMPNWASDPFQITHTLVRVDPSQAKEWSNTGTHSHSDE; the protein is encoded by the coding sequence TTGTTTAGGAAAGTTATCCTTCTTCTTTTCGTTTTGAGCTTAAGCGATTGCGAAAAGGAAAAAAGTTCCGATCCTTCCTTTTCCCTGAATCTGTCCGGGAAAAAGGGGGGAGTTCCTGTTCGTATCGATTGGATCTATAAAGGTTTCCCGGGAGAGATGAAAATTTATGAACTGGCTTCTCAGAGACCGGTTCAGCTCTGGGATACAAACACCGTTTCGGATCTGAGTAAGGCTCCTATTTCGAGTTTGATAGAAGATTCAAGATTGGTTTTGGGTCCGGGAGAAACCCGCAAGTTTGCCTTAGTATATAAGAATGAAACAAAGGAGAAGTTATACTTTTTTGCTGCTCCTCATTCAGTGAACCCGCCTGAATTCGGTTTTGGTTTTAAATTCAAATGCCTTTGTGTAAACCATCTATTCCAAGTGGAACCAGGTTCTGTTTGGTATAGGATCGTTGAAATACGCACTATGCCAAACTGGGCGAGTGATCCATTCCAGATCACCCATACTTTAGTGAGAGTAGATCCATCTCAGGCGAAAGAATGGAGTAACACAGGAACACATTCCCATTCAGATGAATGA
- a CDS encoding helix-turn-helix domain-containing protein yields the protein MPPEAIGSHSYYNPGIWFQILWAITQFGTALGILMFLGQLVLEKKTALNRLLALIFLILGLIQGSFLLLVSGYYVEFPRLSLIQFPLIASVGPILFGIHSVSQDRDSEEISYLGLEKKHLFLPALVWIVYFLAALVLPKEWILEKISIFLRETGWNEGEILLSSPILILIFYIGLILKGSSDLLRWEILREEWTARILAFMVVSTFVNLGFGAVYLSSKSPIFLLACSAMMGISLCLAYLIGHKRPEFFQVLQEVSQAARQKYARSLLSGVNRHALRESLTQLMEKEKLYRDEKLGLADLADELALSTHQISELINQEMGKNFSAFVNDYRIKEACELLQKEPDRSILDIAFEVGFATKSSFHRAFQKHTGKTPSEFRGS from the coding sequence ATGCCTCCGGAAGCAATAGGAAGTCATAGTTACTACAATCCAGGAATTTGGTTCCAAATCCTATGGGCAATCACCCAATTCGGGACCGCACTTGGAATTCTAATGTTTCTTGGGCAGCTGGTTTTGGAGAAAAAAACAGCTCTAAACAGGCTTTTGGCCCTGATCTTTTTGATTCTGGGCCTAATACAGGGCAGCTTCCTACTCTTAGTTTCCGGTTACTATGTAGAATTTCCCAGACTCTCTCTTATCCAATTTCCACTCATTGCCTCAGTCGGGCCTATCCTATTCGGGATCCACAGCGTAAGCCAGGACAGAGACTCGGAAGAAATCTCTTATTTGGGCCTGGAGAAAAAGCATCTGTTCTTACCTGCCCTTGTCTGGATCGTATATTTTTTAGCAGCTCTAGTTCTCCCCAAAGAATGGATCTTGGAAAAGATCTCGATCTTCTTAAGAGAAACCGGATGGAATGAAGGGGAGATCCTACTCTCTTCCCCCATCCTAATCCTCATCTTTTACATTGGCCTCATCTTAAAGGGAAGTTCCGACCTTCTTCGTTGGGAGATACTACGAGAAGAATGGACCGCAAGGATCCTGGCATTCATGGTAGTTTCTACGTTCGTGAATCTTGGGTTCGGTGCGGTTTACTTGTCCAGTAAGTCGCCTATCTTCCTTCTCGCATGCTCAGCGATGATGGGTATAAGTCTTTGTCTTGCTTATTTGATCGGGCATAAACGGCCAGAATTCTTCCAAGTGCTCCAAGAAGTAAGCCAGGCCGCCAGGCAAAAATATGCGCGCTCCCTACTCTCGGGAGTGAACAGACATGCGCTTAGAGAAAGCCTAACACAGCTCATGGAAAAGGAGAAATTATACAGGGACGAAAAGTTGGGACTTGCGGATCTCGCAGACGAACTTGCACTTTCCACACACCAGATCTCGGAATTGATCAATCAGGAGATGGGAAAAAATTTCTCCGCATTCGTAAATGATTACAGGATCAAAGAGGCATGTGAACTTCTCCAAAAAGAACCTGACAGATCCATCTTAGACATAGCATTCGAAGTGGGATTTGCCACCAAGTCCTCATTTCATAGAGCATTCCAAAAACATACAGGCAAAACTCCTTCCGAATTTAGAGGGAGCTAA
- a CDS encoding fatty acid desaturase, translated as MIAIAERQMIQVPTKLYERLSQKEKSKKIMKWIRFRDKKLRSKFEFLKHQDELGLAITLGSAAGMILFAGLYIAGIIPAWTCIIANGVLASILHEVEHDLIHNLYYKDNLKIQNFMFWMVWIFRGNTVSPWYRRMIHTLHHKVSGHKEDIEERLIGNGMKFGLKRFITMMDGNMSFLFQSHILRREAPKFKRSEITRSSWPYLVVYFHLWYNFLFINLFYIGNELLGKPIEIPAWLDTVRHFLNISAVVYTIPNWIRQTSIQIVSSNMHYYGDVKGLHDQTQVLNSWFLFPLHLFCFNFGSTHGIHHFVVNQPFYLRQAVAPFVHPAMKRYGIRFNDFGSIFRANRLGKEQALAA; from the coding sequence ATGATCGCCATTGCAGAAAGACAGATGATTCAGGTTCCAACCAAACTTTACGAGAGATTGTCCCAAAAGGAAAAGAGTAAGAAGATCATGAAATGGATCCGATTCCGGGACAAAAAGTTGCGCAGTAAATTCGAATTCTTAAAACACCAAGACGAATTAGGTCTTGCGATCACCTTGGGTTCCGCTGCTGGAATGATCCTATTTGCAGGACTTTATATCGCTGGGATCATTCCTGCTTGGACATGTATTATAGCCAACGGAGTTCTTGCCTCCATTCTTCACGAAGTCGAACACGACTTAATTCATAATTTATATTATAAGGATAATCTAAAGATCCAAAACTTCATGTTCTGGATGGTTTGGATCTTTAGAGGAAATACCGTCAGTCCTTGGTACAGAAGAATGATCCATACCCTTCACCATAAGGTATCCGGTCATAAAGAAGATATAGAAGAACGTCTGATCGGGAACGGAATGAAGTTCGGATTAAAACGTTTTATCACTATGATGGACGGAAATATGTCCTTCTTATTCCAATCGCATATCTTGCGTAGAGAGGCTCCTAAATTTAAAAGAAGTGAGATCACTCGCTCTAGTTGGCCTTACCTTGTGGTCTATTTTCATCTCTGGTATAATTTCCTATTCATCAATCTTTTCTATATTGGAAATGAACTGTTAGGAAAACCTATAGAAATTCCTGCTTGGTTGGATACTGTTCGCCACTTTTTGAACATTTCAGCTGTGGTTTATACGATCCCGAATTGGATCAGACAAACAAGTATCCAGATCGTTTCTTCTAATATGCATTATTACGGAGATGTAAAAGGACTTCATGACCAAACTCAGGTCTTAAATAGTTGGTTCTTATTTCCTCTTCATCTATTCTGTTTTAATTTTGGAAGCACACATGGGATCCATCATTTCGTAGTAAACCAGCCTTTTTATCTCAGACAAGCTGTGGCTCCCTTCGTTCATCCTGCGATGAAACGTTACGGAATCAGATTTAATGATTTTGGAAGCATTTTCAGGGCGAATCGTCTTGGAAAAGAACAAGCCTTAGCTGCTTAA